The sequence below is a genomic window from Gammaproteobacteria bacterium.
CGCCGCGACCTCACCGACGAGCGCGATCGGCTGCGCCGCGAGATGCGCGGGGAATACGGTTTCGACAACATCGTCGGCCACACCCCCGGCATGCGCAAGGTCTTCGAGCAGGTGCGGCAGGTGGCCAAATGGAACACCACCGTGCTGATCCGTGGCGAATCCGGCACCGGCAAGGAGCTCATCGCCAACGCCATCCATTACAACTCGCCGCGCGCCAGCGGTTCCTTCGTCAAGCTCAACTGCGCGGCGCTGCCGGACAACCTGCTGGAGTCGGAACTGTTCGGACACGAAAAGGGCGCCTTCACCGGCGCCACCACCCAGCGCAAGGGGCGCTTCGAGCAGGCGGACGGCGGCACCCTGTTCCTGGACGAGATCGGCGAGATATCGGCGGCCTTCCAGGCCAAGCTGCTGCGCGTGCTGCAGGAGGGCGAGTTCGAGCGCGTGGGCGGCACGCGCACGCTCAAGGTCGACGTGCGCATCATCGCCGCCACCAACCGCGACCTGGAGTCGGAGGTGGAGGCGGGCAGCTTCCGCGAAGACCTTTATTACCGGCTCAACGTCATGCCCGTCTACATGCCCTCGCTGCACGAGCGCATCGAGGACATTCCGGAACTGGCCGCTTTCCTGGTAGGCAAGCTGGGTCGCCAGCAGGGGCGTGAATTGTCGCTGACGGACAGCGCCATCCGCCTGCTCATGCGCCACGACTGGCCCGGCAATGTGCGGGAGCTGGAAAACACCCTGGAGCGCGCGGCGATCATGAGCGGCGACGGGGTCATCGACCGTGACGCCGTGATCCAGAGCGGCATCAAGGAAGGGGTGAGTCCGGCGCCTGCGGCGGCCGGTGCCCCCGCGGCGCCGGTGGACCTGCAGGACCCCGACCTCGACGAGCGCGAGCGCATCATCGCCGCCCTGGAGCAGGCGGGGTGGGTGCAGGCCAAGGCCGCCCGGCTGCTGGGCATGACGCCGCGTCAGATCGCCTACCGCATCCAGACCCTCAACATCACCGTGCGCCGCATCTGATCCCCCTGTCGGCTTCGCCACAAGCGCCCGTTCCCGGGCTGTGGCGTTCGCGACAAAGCCGTGTTTCAGCTACGCCAAAAACCACCTATCGTTATGAAATAAAAGGATTTTCCAAATCAGGCACGGCGCTTGCACATGTCTCTATCAAGCAACATGCATGGCTTCCCCACGAAGACCGGACAGAGACTTGAGGAGCGGACATGGAACTGAAAGTGCTTGGCCAGGCTGAACCCGAGGCACCCAAGGGCGGTTGTTCCGCAGGATCCTGCGGCAGCACCGACGATCAGCTGTCTCACCTGCCGGAAGACATCCGGGAAAAGGTTCACAA
It includes:
- the nifA gene encoding nif-specific transcriptional activator NifA; this translates as MTATTLERRDAALNDRSRLLESELEALFQVSRVLSRSLDLHETLHAVLEVLHEHAGMQRGMVTLLDPDSGELLVSAVHSDDPERAGNVRYRPGEGVVGGILELGDTVVVKRIADESRFLDRLGLYDSQLPFIGVPIRVGEGKPVGVLAAQPQSGDTALLGERARFLEMVANLAAQSVRLSWEVERERRDLTDERDRLRREMRGEYGFDNIVGHTPGMRKVFEQVRQVAKWNTTVLIRGESGTGKELIANAIHYNSPRASGSFVKLNCAALPDNLLESELFGHEKGAFTGATTQRKGRFEQADGGTLFLDEIGEISAAFQAKLLRVLQEGEFERVGGTRTLKVDVRIIAATNRDLESEVEAGSFREDLYYRLNVMPVYMPSLHERIEDIPELAAFLVGKLGRQQGRELSLTDSAIRLLMRHDWPGNVRELENTLERAAIMSGDGVIDRDAVIQSGIKEGVSPAPAAAGAPAAPVDLQDPDLDERERIIAALEQAGWVQAKAARLLGMTPRQIAYRIQTLNITVRRI